In a genomic window of Polypterus senegalus isolate Bchr_013 chromosome 13, ASM1683550v1, whole genome shotgun sequence:
- the LOC120542952 gene encoding urotensin-2 receptor, which yields MEMMENEDVASLIRTNRTTATNTSVDFSGSFNEMLVTSLLGTILIAMCLVGVTGNVYTLVVMNISMRVTGSMYVYIVNLALADLLYLSTIPFVVCTYFVKDWYFGDIGCRILFSLDLLTMQASIFILTVMSTERYFAVVKPLDTFGRSRKYRKTVTCVVWLLSFLLALPTMIMIDLRTSHQNGEVKRMCHPTWQMEAYKVYLTVLFNTCILAPGFVIGYLYVRLARTYWISQTRVLTTQDVNRCPKQKVLYMILSIVLVYCACFIPFWLWQLLYIYYYRRGNLSPKTVFYINFVVTCLAYSNSCINPFLYTLLTKNYKEYLKNRPRGSGGFKGKSNRHSSRRSVSSGGPQYTETMTVLNPKGVTGEPCPV from the coding sequence ATGGAGATGATGGAAAATGAAGATGTGGCGTCATTGATTAGAACAAATCGCACCACCGCCACGAACACCTCCGTGGACTTCTCCGGATCCTTCAATGAGATGCTTGTCACTTCTCTCCTAGGGACTATCTTAATCGCAATGTGTCTTGTCGGCGTGACCGGCAACGTCTACACGCTGGTGGTGATGAACATCTCGATGAGGGTGACGGGTTCAATGTACGTTTATATTGTGAACTTAGCACTTGCGGACCTGTTATATCTCTCCACCATCCCCTTTGTTGTATGCACCTACTTTGTAAAGGACTGGTACTTCGGGGACATTGGCTGTAGGATTCTGTTCAGTTTGGACCTGCTCACCATGCAAGCCAGCATCTTCATTTTGACAGTCATGAGCACCGAGAGATACTTCGCAGTGGTGAAACCTCTGGACACATTCGGGAGGTCCAGGAAATACAGGAAGACCGTCACCTGCGTGGTCTGGCTGCTGTCCTTTCTGCTTGCCTTGCCGACCATGATTATGATCGATCTCAGAACTAGTCACCAAAACGGCGAAGTGAAACGCATGTGTCACCCGACCTGGCAGATGGAGGCGTACAAGGTGTACCTCACCGTGCTTTTCAACACCTGCATTTTAGCGCCAGGTTTCGTCATCGGTTACCTATACGTGCGGTTAGCCAGGACTTACTGGATTTCACAGACCAGGGTGCTCACCACGCAGGACGTGAATCGCTGTCCAAAGCAGAAGGTCCTCTACATGATCCTCAGCATCGTCCTGGTCTACTGTGCGTGCTTCATACCGTTCTGGTTGTGGCAGCTGCTGTACATTTACTACTACCGGAGAGGGAACCTGTCACCAAAGACCGTTTTTTACATTAATTTCGTTGTAACGTGCTTGGCTTACAGCAACAGCTGCATCAACCCCTTCTTGTACACCCTGCTTACAAAGAATTACAAGGAGTACCTAAAAAACAGACCCCGTGGCAGCGGGGGCTTCAAAGGGAAGTCCAACAGACACTCCTCCCGAAGATCCGTGTCTTCTGGGGGTCCACAGTACACAGAGACTATGACTGTGCTGAACCCCAAGGGGGTCACCGGAGAGCCATGTCCCGTCTGA